The Salvia miltiorrhiza cultivar Shanhuang (shh) chromosome 1, IMPLAD_Smil_shh, whole genome shotgun sequence genome has a window encoding:
- the LOC131005403 gene encoding uncharacterized protein LOC131005403, with translation MAGERGRGPNPEEHVPRVIPEHSVEERFRKHNLPTFDGFGDPLDAERWELLKGYSTMLAVGIGRNSHAQFSNSLMRPNFGANRCYRKKKQDEFWNLRQGNMTVTEYDRMFNQLSRYAPHLVDTDEKCAEKALNIEAILPKEKENVSTQAPTQNYGKIKRKWEGGNEGNPGKMKQPWRGTQQQQGQAEGKTSCPTCQKNHYGECKIGSNDCFRCKQPGNFARDCPNNNGNMGMSQPQNLAP, from the exons ATGGCTGGAGAAAGAGGAAGAGGACCTAATCCTGAAGAACATGTACCACGAGTTATACCAGAACATAGTGTGGAAGAGAGGTTTCGCAAGCATAATCTACCAACTTTTGATGGCTTTGGTGATCCTCTGGATGCCGAGAGATGGGAGCTACTGAAAGGATACTCAACCATGTTGGCTGTGGGGATAGGGAGAAACTCACATGCGCAATTTTCCAACTCTTTGATGAGGCCGAATTTTGGTGCGAATCG ATGCTATAGAAAGAAGAAACAAGATGAGTTTTGGAATTTACGACAAGGAAATATGACGGTCACTGAGTACGATCGAATGTTTAACCAGCTCTCGCGATATGCTCCGCATCTAGTTGATACAGACGAGAAATGTGCAGAAAA GGCCCTAAACATCGAAGCAATACTaccaaaggaaaaagaaaatgtgtCAACACAAGCACCGACCCAAAACTATGGAAAAATTAAACGTAAATGGGAAGGCGGAAATGAAGGGAACCCAGGAAAAATGAAGCAACCATGGAGAGGAACTCAGCAACAACAAGGACAAGCTGAAGGAAAGACTTCATGTCCAACATGTCAGAAAAATCACTATGGTGAATGTAAGATAGGCTCCAATGACTGCTTTAGGTGTAAGCAACCAGGGAATTTCGCCAGAGACTGCCCGAACAATAATGGAAATATGGGAATGTCACAACCTCAGAACCTTGCCCCTTAA